A portion of the Streptococcus sp. Marseille-Q6470 genome contains these proteins:
- a CDS encoding N-6 DNA methylase yields the protein MAKGKAKIQSVEPMVADLVNGWLKSYGLDYKLEQETLNAEIDKALLEYASKNGGKGGNRPDAKLLLQDKHTDYWPILIEYKGYKDKLEKLDSDGQVDNRKSKNEPNYSNINSFAVNGAVHYANALLHYTSYTNIISIGVTGYKDEQGELRTQIGVYYVSKDNFGIGQKVDDYTDLSFLKSGNFDAFIDKVKSLELTAEEAEKLKEQREKEIDASLTKLNNDIYQNEKGLGENDRVYLVAASIIATLGVPGKVKPLDKEDLKSSTEEDNRDGDIVIRKVNSFLKEKKIPKAKKELIIRTLKNTLTTDNINKPVNGESQLKRVFSKIVDDLGIYYKIGLNTDFTGKLFNEMYSWLGFTQDKLNDVVLTPSYVATLLVKLARVDKDSYVWDFATGSAGLLVSAMNEMLNDAKAKITSPDALYKKEAEIKANQLLGLEILSSVYMLAVLNMIMMGDGSSNIINEDSLTQFNGKYGYGKTDERFPATAFVLNPPYSADGNGMIFVKRALSMMDKGYASIIIQGSAGSGKATDINKEILKSNRLLASIKMPIDLFVGKSSVQTYIYVFRVGEAHENDYIVKFIDFTNDGYTRTNRKKASNNLRDTDHAKEKYQEVVDLVKYGKSKLQYLSEEEYYEGHIDVTSGNDWNQSAPIDLKPTLDDFKKTIGDYLSWEVSNLLKNRTEEVEKLGK from the coding sequence ATGGCAAAAGGAAAAGCAAAAATTCAATCAGTTGAGCCTATGGTGGCTGATTTAGTCAATGGTTGGTTGAAATCTTATGGTTTAGATTATAAATTAGAACAAGAAACATTAAATGCAGAAATCGATAAGGCTTTATTGGAATATGCTTCAAAGAATGGTGGAAAAGGCGGGAATCGTCCAGATGCGAAATTATTACTACAAGATAAGCACACAGATTATTGGCCGATTTTAATTGAGTATAAAGGTTATAAAGATAAATTAGAGAAACTTGATAGCGATGGTCAAGTAGATAATCGAAAGAGTAAGAATGAACCAAATTATTCAAATATCAATTCTTTTGCTGTAAACGGAGCAGTACACTATGCAAATGCATTGTTACATTACACAAGTTATACCAATATTATATCTATAGGAGTAACTGGATATAAAGATGAGCAAGGGGAACTTCGAACTCAAATCGGGGTCTACTATGTTTCAAAAGATAACTTTGGTATCGGTCAAAAAGTAGATGATTATACTGACCTATCTTTTTTGAAATCAGGAAATTTTGATGCCTTTATTGATAAAGTAAAGTCCTTGGAGTTAACCGCTGAGGAAGCTGAAAAATTAAAAGAGCAACGTGAGAAAGAAATTGATGCAAGTTTAACTAAACTTAACAATGATATTTATCAAAATGAAAAAGGTTTAGGTGAAAATGACCGTGTGTATCTAGTAGCTGCTTCTATTATTGCTACTTTGGGTGTACCAGGTAAAGTAAAACCATTAGATAAGGAAGATTTAAAATCATCAACTGAGGAAGATAATAGAGATGGTGATATTGTTATTAGAAAAGTTAACTCTTTCTTGAAAGAGAAAAAAATTCCAAAAGCCAAAAAAGAGCTAATTATTCGTACCTTGAAAAATACACTGACTACAGACAATATTAACAAGCCAGTAAATGGAGAAAGCCAACTAAAAAGGGTATTCAGTAAGATTGTTGATGATTTGGGAATTTACTATAAGATTGGCTTGAATACTGACTTTACTGGAAAACTTTTCAATGAGATGTATTCATGGTTAGGTTTTACACAAGATAAGTTAAATGATGTTGTTCTAACTCCATCCTACGTAGCTACTTTATTAGTAAAATTAGCTCGTGTTGATAAAGACTCTTATGTTTGGGACTTTGCAACTGGTTCTGCTGGACTTCTGGTATCAGCTATGAATGAAATGCTTAATGACGCCAAAGCTAAAATTACTTCTCCTGATGCACTATACAAAAAAGAGGCTGAAATTAAAGCAAATCAACTCTTAGGTTTAGAAATCCTATCATCTGTTTATATGCTTGCTGTTCTAAATATGATTATGATGGGGGATGGTTCATCGAACATCATCAACGAAGACTCTCTAACACAATTTAATGGTAAGTATGGCTATGGCAAGACTGACGAGAGATTTCCAGCGACAGCATTTGTCCTTAATCCTCCATATTCAGCAGATGGCAATGGTATGATTTTTGTTAAACGTGCACTTTCTATGATGGATAAGGGGTATGCTTCTATTATTATTCAAGGTTCGGCTGGAAGTGGCAAGGCAACGGATATTAACAAGGAGATTTTGAAATCGAATAGACTACTTGCAAGTATCAAAATGCCTATTGATTTATTTGTTGGAAAATCTAGTGTTCAAACATATATCTATGTTTTCCGAGTTGGAGAAGCGCATGAAAATGACTATATTGTAAAATTTATTGATTTCACAAATGATGGTTATACCAGAACTAATCGTAAGAAAGCAAGCAATAATCTTAGAGATACAGATCATGCTAAGGAAAAATATCAAGAAGTTGTTGATTTAGTGAAATATGGCAAAAGTAAACTACAGTATTTATCCGAAGAGGAATACTATGAAGGTCATATTGATGTAACAAGCGGAAATGACTGGAATCAATCAGCACCTATTGACTTGAAGCCTACTTTAGATGATTTTAAGAAAACAATTGGAGATTACTTATCTTGGGAAGTTTCTAATTTGTTAAAAAATCGAACAGAAGAGGTTGAAAAGCTGGGAAAATAG
- a CDS encoding site-specific integrase, with protein MVVTKQKNKKWRVDISDGYDAITGLQKRHRKSDLKSRKEAEQYEADYRINKLHQVTHKDKISVSYLYSLVQEEDELRGNKRGTIDSQKSYYRVYLSKYFKNADMRNVSLNDIKEYRNWLKCQPSKKGGSLSNSHVNQQMIFVHKMFEVAIANRIRQDNPCNGLRRLPQQHKEMAYYTPEQFKQFDSLFEENEYSFQLLYRILMYTGMRIGEALALTWEQVNLDENYIDVKYSAYYRNGQVHIGTVKTTQSNRRIYIHRAFVKELKQWKNQQYELLKEFTSNPNSLQIYQTTPEVLTGPNVSNFRAILKKRLPDNLKLIRNHDFRHSHAAFLVSQGLRNGEGKDYIFFTLMKRLGHSSINTTINVYSHLFPTQQKEIASAFENF; from the coding sequence ATGGTAGTAACTAAACAAAAAAATAAAAAATGGAGGGTTGATATTAGTGATGGCTATGATGCAATAACTGGTCTTCAAAAGCGTCACAGAAAATCTGATTTAAAATCACGTAAAGAAGCTGAACAATATGAGGCTGATTATCGTATCAATAAGCTACATCAAGTAACTCATAAAGATAAAATTTCTGTTTCGTATCTGTACTCGCTCGTTCAAGAAGAAGATGAACTTCGAGGGAATAAGCGAGGAACAATAGATAGTCAAAAATCTTACTATCGAGTATATCTGTCCAAATACTTTAAAAACGCAGATATGCGAAATGTTTCCCTAAACGATATCAAAGAGTATAGAAATTGGCTTAAATGTCAACCCAGTAAAAAAGGTGGAAGCCTATCTAATTCTCACGTTAATCAGCAAATGATTTTCGTCCATAAAATGTTTGAAGTTGCAATTGCTAATCGTATTCGACAAGATAATCCTTGTAACGGATTGAGACGGTTGCCACAGCAACATAAAGAAATGGCATACTATACACCTGAACAGTTCAAACAATTTGATTCACTTTTTGAAGAGAATGAATATTCTTTCCAACTGTTGTATCGTATTTTGATGTATACAGGAATGCGTATTGGGGAAGCTCTTGCCTTAACTTGGGAACAAGTCAATCTTGATGAAAATTATATTGATGTCAAATACTCTGCTTATTACCGAAATGGTCAAGTGCATATTGGAACAGTGAAAACAACACAATCTAATCGGCGAATTTATATCCATCGTGCCTTCGTGAAAGAATTAAAACAATGGAAAAATCAGCAATATGAATTGTTAAAAGAGTTTACAAGCAATCCTAATAGTTTGCAGATTTATCAGACTACTCCTGAAGTGTTGACTGGACCAAACGTATCAAATTTCAGAGCAATTCTAAAGAAACGCCTACCTGATAATTTAAAGTTGATACGTAATCATGACTTCAGACATTCTCATGCTGCATTTCTAGTTTCTCAAGGCTTACGAAATGGAGAAGGTAAAGACTACATTTTCTTTACGTTGATGAAACGATTAGGACACAGTTCTATTAACACCACAATAAATGTTTACTCACATTTATTCCCAACTCAGCAAAAAGAAATAGCCTCTGCCTTTGAAAATTTTTAA
- a CDS encoding restriction endonuclease subunit S, translating into MEASLTIKLEEVEWGEYKLDELFEKVKVKPLKYKVSELRKQPEGIYNLPALTAGIENQGLNNYVPANGATILQNVITISANGANTGVTFYQANKFTVLQDAYAIDWKNKSRKFTRNSGLFIASIINSILHGRYEWTNKANWTKVKDEYISLPIKNEQIDFEFMDTFIAELEAERIAELEAERIAELSAYLKVSGLDNYELSDEELKALQDYENIEVKEFEYQEIFEKIAQGRRLKKSDQIDGSIPFVMSGVTNTGIVNYISNPVVMFPKNSITLDIFGNAFYRPYDFGAGDDTGVYWNENNIFNKDSMLFITTSMRTSVLGKYDYGKKLRSSQSKHIKMLLPVKNGKPDVDYMNIFTKAIVKLVIKDVVKYADERINATKKVVAKN; encoded by the coding sequence ATAGAAGCCTCACTCACAATAAAATTAGAAGAAGTTGAGTGGGGCGAGTATAAATTAGATGAGTTATTTGAAAAGGTAAAAGTTAAGCCGTTAAAGTATAAAGTTTCTGAATTAAGAAAACAACCTGAAGGAATTTACAATCTCCCAGCATTGACAGCAGGAATAGAAAATCAAGGTCTGAACAACTATGTCCCAGCGAATGGTGCTACAATTTTACAGAACGTAATCACGATTTCAGCAAATGGTGCAAATACCGGAGTGACTTTTTATCAAGCAAACAAATTCACAGTTCTACAGGATGCTTATGCGATAGATTGGAAAAATAAATCTAGAAAGTTTACTAGAAATTCAGGATTATTCATTGCTAGTATCATTAATAGTATTCTTCATGGAAGATATGAATGGACTAATAAAGCGAACTGGACTAAGGTTAAAGATGAATATATATCATTACCAATAAAAAATGAACAAATAGATTTTGAATTTATGGATACGTTTATAGCGGAGCTAGAGGCAGAGCGTATAGCGGAGCTAGAGGCAGAGCGTATAGCGGAGCTATCCGCTTACTTAAAAGTAAGCGGATTGGACAATTATGAATTGTCCGATGAAGAGCTAAAAGCTCTTCAAGATTATGAAAATATAGAAGTCAAAGAATTTGAATACCAAGAAATTTTTGAAAAGATAGCTCAAGGTAGACGTTTGAAAAAATCTGATCAAATTGATGGCAGTATTCCATTTGTAATGTCAGGAGTAACCAACACTGGGATCGTAAACTATATATCTAATCCAGTTGTAATGTTTCCTAAAAATTCAATAACACTTGATATTTTTGGTAATGCTTTTTATAGACCTTATGATTTTGGAGCTGGTGATGATACAGGTGTTTATTGGAATGAAAACAACATTTTTAATAAAGATTCTATGCTTTTCATTACAACATCCATGAGAACCTCTGTTTTAGGCAAATATGATTATGGGAAGAAACTCAGAAGTTCTCAAAGCAAGCATATAAAAATGTTGTTGCCTGTCAAAAATGGAAAGCCAGATGTTGACTATATGAATATTTTTACAAAAGCGATTGTAAAGTTGGTTATTAAAGATGTCGTTAAATACGCAGATGAAAGAATTAATGCAACTAAGAAAGTAGTAGCTAAAAATTAA
- a CDS encoding AAA family ATPase produces the protein MNKNKKDANLTAIMLVQQLEDEHWKTWQDKTALKKARDESNIRPLLEIVTDKLNKADITVKEAYGIKHDKDEINVWNQELMKNVIKKKAEHIHFLFKFEKGASLNRIALAVGVEPQYLEKLKSGRYGYDNCLAYLVHAKDESKHQYKPDEVVTVKGENYASVYHRCMETWVKGRATKKAKETDLSIDWLIEKILSGEITKSNILLTNDYYAIYGQHKRKINEALDTVGERKSYRTIAELEAGSFKKTVLFVTAKSGVGKTKYSKKLITLLQNVALKFGQTWDSCVTASTNAFDEYNSQEILFLDDIRGDSLTVSDWLKLLDPFMISPISARYHNKMGSAKVIIITSTKQPIDFFAIAKGNITEDVGQFNRRIDYLIKLDDDSATLSIPTKQLEEIFNEEEIPWGLPPFISYDFSQDKQVTVNESIDILIKTIIRNMQWNKKKVISDTEQSNKDNQNTQQK, from the coding sequence ATGAACAAAAATAAAAAAGACGCAAACCTAACTGCTATCATGCTGGTCCAACAACTGGAAGATGAACACTGGAAAACTTGGCAAGATAAAACAGCTTTAAAAAAGGCTAGAGATGAAAGTAATATCCGCCCCCTACTTGAGATAGTCACTGATAAACTAAATAAAGCTGATATTACTGTTAAAGAGGCTTACGGAATCAAACACGATAAAGACGAGATAAACGTTTGGAATCAAGAATTGATGAAAAATGTAATCAAAAAGAAAGCTGAACATATTCATTTTCTCTTTAAGTTTGAAAAAGGAGCATCACTAAACAGAATAGCTCTAGCTGTTGGGGTTGAACCTCAATATCTAGAAAAACTAAAGTCTGGTCGATACGGATATGATAATTGTTTAGCCTACTTAGTCCATGCGAAGGACGAGAGTAAACATCAATACAAACCAGACGAAGTTGTTACTGTAAAAGGTGAAAACTACGCTAGCGTTTATCATAGATGTATGGAAACATGGGTTAAAGGTCGTGCAACCAAAAAAGCTAAGGAAACAGATCTTAGTATTGATTGGTTAATTGAAAAGATATTGTCCGGAGAAATAACCAAAAGCAATATTTTGCTTACGAATGATTATTACGCTATCTATGGACAACATAAGCGAAAAATAAATGAAGCTTTAGATACCGTAGGAGAGCGAAAAAGTTATAGGACTATTGCAGAACTTGAAGCAGGAAGCTTCAAGAAAACAGTTTTATTTGTTACTGCTAAAAGTGGGGTTGGAAAAACAAAATACAGCAAGAAGCTGATAACGTTATTACAAAATGTAGCTTTAAAATTCGGACAAACTTGGGATTCCTGCGTCACAGCATCAACTAATGCTTTTGATGAATATAATAGTCAAGAAATTTTGTTTCTTGATGACATCAGAGGAGACAGTTTAACTGTATCTGATTGGTTAAAACTACTCGATCCTTTTATGATTAGTCCAATATCAGCGCGATATCATAACAAAATGGGGTCAGCAAAAGTCATTATCATTACAAGTACCAAACAACCTATTGATTTTTTTGCAATTGCAAAAGGAAATATTACTGAAGATGTAGGACAATTTAATCGTAGAATTGATTATTTAATTAAACTAGATGATGATAGTGCAACATTATCAATCCCAACAAAACAATTAGAAGAAATTTTTAATGAAGAAGAAATCCCTTGGGGATTGCCTCCTTTTATTTCATATGATTTTTCGCAAGATAAACAAGTTACAGTTAACGAATCTATCGATATTCTAATAAAAACTATTATTCGCAATATGCAATGGAACAAAAAAAAGGTTATCTCTGACACCGAACAAAGTAACAAAGATAACCAAAATACTCAACAAAAATAG
- a CDS encoding DUF3173 family protein translates to MQFKQTTKQNRLSNSNTTTFALVNKIDVMNMTGYSESQSKKIIKQAKLILVNKGFQWYKNKRVGRVPMKIVEDILGFELNLKNDIMYNVHEDTANREETQYGSN, encoded by the coding sequence ATGCAATTTAAACAAACTACAAAACAAAATAGATTATCAAACTCTAATACTACAACTTTTGCACTTGTAAATAAGATTGATGTTATGAACATGACTGGATATTCAGAATCACAATCAAAAAAAATAATAAAGCAGGCTAAACTTATTCTTGTTAATAAAGGTTTTCAATGGTATAAAAATAAACGTGTTGGTCGAGTACCAATGAAAATAGTAGAAGATATACTTGGTTTTGAATTGAATTTAAAAAATGATATAATGTATAATGTACATGAAGATACTGCTAATAGGGAGGAAACCCAGTATGGTAGTAACTAA
- a CDS encoding YbaB/EbfC family nucleoid-associated protein, with protein sequence MMNMQNMMRQAQKLQKQMEQSQAELAATEFVGTSAQNLVTATLTGDKKVVKIDFNPAVVDAEDIETLSDMTVQALNAALEQIDETTKKKLGAFAGKLPF encoded by the coding sequence ATGATGAATATGCAAAACATGATGCGTCAAGCTCAAAAACTTCAAAAACAAATGGAGCAAAGCCAAGCTGAATTGGCTGCCACAGAATTTGTTGGGACTTCTGCTCAAAACCTTGTAACTGCTACCTTAACAGGTGATAAAAAAGTCGTAAAAATTGATTTCAATCCTGCAGTTGTGGATGCTGAAGATATTGAAACACTTTCAGATATGACTGTTCAAGCGCTCAACGCTGCTCTTGAACAAATTGATGAAACTACTAAAAAGAAACTTGGAGCATTTGCTGGTAAGTTACCATTTTAA
- a CDS encoding cell division protein FtsK, which yields MPEISVWVNETLIDGYIAIENIANWERADREKFEQRVSGILSGKYQRFSVVNSELTAGDSYILFYFEDTLTSQRLIVKDNIDSLKPFVNDDTHAIKLSKDLIWHSDIVPMMSIIARTRAGKSVLAGRYLAKLMLLQGWTVEYNSAKYDRYVKEFNGQSEPTKIVERAEYWCSIMDDRLSKINEAGKEKYLEMEHMPNIGLFFDELGNLNASLESLDKTDKALKATSRWTNAINRLSATGGSAGIHIIAISQFATKEGFLPSLARVNCSDAVIMLGGAADSADERKYLMSGFADMAKRSYGKGQGLARILGSGKKWEVPHFYETPWFEE from the coding sequence ATGCCCGAAATTTCTGTCTGGGTTAATGAAACCTTAATAGATGGATATATAGCCATTGAAAATATCGCTAATTGGGAGCGTGCAGACCGTGAAAAGTTTGAACAGCGAGTATCTGGAATACTATCAGGTAAATATCAACGTTTCTCTGTTGTCAACTCCGAACTAACTGCTGGAGATAGCTATATTCTCTTCTATTTTGAAGATACACTTACTTCACAGCGTTTGATTGTAAAAGACAATATAGATTCATTAAAGCCATTTGTAAACGATGATACACATGCAATAAAGCTATCAAAAGACCTAATATGGCATTCGGATATTGTACCCATGATGTCTATCATTGCACGAACAAGAGCAGGGAAATCAGTGTTAGCTGGTCGATACTTGGCTAAACTAATGTTGTTACAAGGTTGGACAGTTGAATACAATTCTGCTAAATACGACCGATACGTCAAGGAATTTAACGGTCAATCAGAACCTACCAAGATTGTTGAACGTGCTGAATATTGGTGTAGCATTATGGATGATCGACTTTCAAAAATCAATGAAGCAGGAAAAGAAAAGTATCTTGAAATGGAACACATGCCAAATATTGGCTTGTTCTTCGATGAACTCGGAAATCTAAATGCTTCATTAGAATCACTAGACAAGACTGATAAAGCATTAAAAGCAACTTCACGCTGGACCAATGCAATAAACAGACTATCTGCGACTGGTGGCTCTGCTGGTATTCATATCATTGCTATTAGTCAGTTTGCAACAAAAGAAGGATTTTTACCTTCCTTGGCTCGTGTAAATTGCTCCGATGCTGTAATCATGTTAGGTGGTGCTGCCGATTCTGCTGATGAACGTAAATATCTGATGTCTGGTTTTGCAGATATGGCTAAAAGAAGTTATGGAAAAGGTCAGGGACTAGCTCGGATTTTAGGTTCTGGTAAAAAGTGGGAAGTGCCACACTTCTATGAAACGCCGTGGTTTGAAGAATAG
- a CDS encoding 2-C-methyl-D-erythritol 4-phosphate cytidylyltransferase, with translation MIYAGILAGGTGTRMGISNLPKQFLELGDRPILIHTIEKFVLEPSIEKIVVGVHGDWVTHAEDLVEKFLPLHKDRIIITKGGADRNSSIEKIIEAIDAYRPITKDDIVVTHDSVRPFITLRMIQDNIALAQNHDAVDTVVEAVDTIVESTNGQFITDIPNRAHLYQGQTPQTFRCKDFIDLYGSLSAEEKEILTDACKIFVIKGKDVALAKGEYSNLKITTVTDLKIAKSMIEKD, from the coding sequence ATGATTTACGCTGGAATTTTAGCAGGTGGAACCGGCACGCGCATGGGTATCAGTAATTTACCTAAACAATTTCTTGAGTTGGGAGACCGCCCAATTCTAATCCATACAATTGAAAAATTTGTCCTAGAACCAAGTATTGAAAAAATTGTTGTTGGAGTTCATGGTGACTGGGTTACACATGCAGAAGATCTAGTTGAAAAATTCCTTCCGCTCCATAAGGACCGTATCATCATCACAAAAGGTGGGGCTGATCGTAATTCTAGTATTGAAAAGATTATCGAAGCTATTGATGCTTACCGTCCAATCACGAAAGATGATATCGTGGTCACTCATGACTCAGTTCGTCCTTTTATCACACTTCGAATGATTCAAGATAACATTGCTCTCGCGCAAAATCATGATGCTGTTGATACAGTAGTTGAAGCTGTAGATACTATTGTTGAAAGTACAAACGGTCAGTTTATCACAGATATTCCAAATCGCGCTCATCTCTATCAAGGGCAAACTCCTCAAACCTTCCGTTGTAAAGACTTTATTGATTTGTATGGTTCTTTATCAGCAGAGGAAAAAGAAATTTTAACAGATGCATGTAAAATCTTTGTCATTAAGGGTAAAGATGTAGCATTAGCAAAAGGTGAATATTCAAACCTTAAAATTACTACAGTTACAGACTTGAAGATTGCTAAAAGCATGATTGAGAAAGACTAA